TCAAAAACGTCGATTTTCCAATTCCCGGACTCCCTAACACCATCAGCCGAGGTTCAAGATTTGCCACTGCGATGCCTTCTTGACGAGTCGTTTTCTCGAAGACAAATCCTCGCCCCGTTTCTAGAAACAGTTCCTTCAGCGCTTCGGGAGATTCAAAACGGCGGCTCTCGCGAGTATTCAAGACTTGGACATCGGTATAAATATCCTCTAACGTCAGCGAATTATCCATTCGCAAGCAATCATATTTCAGCGTGCAGTGGCGTTTTTCATAAGTTCTGACATACTCCTCCATCGCGTTGCCAACTTGCTGATGGAGTTTCTTATCAATTTGGTTTCCGGCTTGTTTCCAACCCGCCTCGATCGCAAGTTTGATCAGATTTGTAATGACTGCTTGTGAAATGGGATCGATCGTCATATCAATTGAAGGAAACTTTTCTCATTGATACACTGCGATCGCGCTTCAAAACGGATGATGTAGAGAAACTGCGCGAGGTTTTGATGCCCAATCTTGACAAGAAATTGAGGAAAGCGATCGCGCTTTAAGCATTCAACAGGTCTTGAGGATGTACGATCGTGATGCCTAGAACATCGGGAAAATCCCGTGGATTGAGCGTGAGCAAGTGTGTCACGACGTGGGTTTGCATAACAGCGATTAAGCGTAAATCATGGGTTCGTTTTCCCTTGACGCGATGAGCCGTTACGAGATTACGCCAGGTTGGATAAATTGCTTCTGTTTCTCGGAGGAAGGAAAACTGGGCTGAAAGTCGGACGATCGCGTTCTCCGTTTGCTCAATTGTCCAGCCTAGTCCGTTGACGTTGGTGGGTCGAGTCGCAACAACCCAAAGCTCAATTAGGACTTGAGCAGTGATGCAACACTGATCGCCTTGCGTTAGGATTTGGGCGATCGTCGCAAACATTCGAGTCTGATCCGGTGAAGCAGGATCGCTGAGTCGGAGGAGAATATTGGTGTCTAACAGGTATTGCGCCATCAGTCGTACATACTATCTCGATGTAAGGCTTCTTCTGGCAATGGGGTGTCGTTTTTTGGCAGAGTCGCAATCCATTCTTTTAGTTGTTGGATTTGTTCTTCAGGCGATCGAGGTTGTTGAGGTTCAACGATTGATTGTGGTGCGGATTGTTTGAGTTTCGATCGCACAAAATTCAAGGTTTCGATGATGAGTTCGTCAGGAGCTTGTTCTAATTCTTGAAGGAGTTGTTCTCGATTGGTCATGTTCGCTTCCTCTTGCGATCGCGCTTTACAAGTCAGTTTCATTATCGCTCTACGGTGAGCATTCGGGATTCGATCGTGATGCTCCACAACTCAGCCGCGAGTATTTAGAACTCAATCACGAGTATTTTTGATTTGATGGCGAGTATTTAGAACTCAATCACGAGTAT
This Cyanobacteria bacterium FACHB-DQ100 DNA region includes the following protein-coding sequences:
- a CDS encoding PIN domain-containing protein, translating into MAQYLLDTNILLRLSDPASPDQTRMFATIAQILTQGDQCCITAQVLIELWVVATRPTNVNGLGWTIEQTENAIVRLSAQFSFLRETEAIYPTWRNLVTAHRVKGKRTHDLRLIAVMQTHVVTHLLTLNPRDFPDVLGITIVHPQDLLNA